The DNA sequence ACCGCCGATATCAAGGAAGGGGACCTGTTGGTCAGCTCCGGTCTCGGCCAGCGTTTCCCGGCCGGTTACCCGGTGGCGACGGTCAAGGAAGTGATCCACGATTCCGGCCAGCCTTTCGCCATCGTTCGCGCCGTGCCGACCGCCGCACTGAACCGCAGCCGTTACCTGCTGCTGGTATTCAGTGACAACCGCACCGCCGAAGAACGCGCCAACGATGCCGCCCAGGCTCAGGAAAACCTCGATGCTTTCGGTGGCGGTCCGGTGATTCCGGCCACGGTGCCGAAAGTCGTCACCCCGCCTGCCGCCGCGACAAGCGCTGCCACGGTGACTCCGTCGGCTGCGCCTGCCGCCAGCACCACGCCGGCCAAACCCGCTGCAAGCAAACCGCCTGCAGCCACACCAGCGGCCAGCAAACCACCGGCGAGTCAGCCTGCTCGACCAGCGGCCAAACCGCCTGTCACTGCGCCGGCCACAACCGGGAGGCAAGAATAATGGTGGGGGCTACCGCATCGCGTAACGGCTGGATTGTCTGGCTGACGTTTATTGTCGGCATACTGCTCAGCGTATCGCCATTGCCCATTTTCATGGAAATCCTGCGCCCGCTCTGGCTGGCCTTGCTCCTGACTTTCTGGGCTTTGTATCTGCCGCATACCGTCGGCATGGTCACGGCGTTCTGCCTGGGACTGGCCGAAGATGTGCTGCAGGGCGATCTGCTCGGTCAGAATGCCTTGATCCTGACCCTGATCACGTTCCTGGTGCTGTCGTTGCAGCAACGCCTGCGAATGTTCCCGATGTGGCAGCAGTGCCTGGTGATTCTGGTGATCTTCGGCCTCGCCCAGCTTGTACAGCTTTGGCTCAGTGCCTTGACCGGCAACCGTCAGCCGACCCTCGCGCTGGTACTGCCGGCACTGGTCAGTGCCTTGCTCTGGCCATGGGTCAGCTTCGCTCTGCGTGGATTGCGCCGGCGCTACAAAATCAACTGATTCGGTCAGGCATTTGCCCGTACCAGTGCCTTGCCTCGCAAATGAGGTTCTTTTTGGGCGAGTGGCTGTTGTTGCCAGACAAGGCGCCGTGACGAGTCATAGCGTGCTATGGCGAGGAGCGGCAACGCAGTATGGCAACAACAGACGCCGACCATAGGGAACAGCATTTGTGAGGCAGGGCACCAAACAGGGAGATGTCTTGATGAAAAAGCTTTACCTCGCCTCAGGATCGCCGCGTCGGCGTGAGTTGCTCACGCAGATCGGCATCCCGTTTACCGCCATCAGCGCGGATATCGATGAAACCCCTCTCGTCAATGAATCCCCATCGGCCTATGTCGAGCGTCTGGCGCGCGGCAAGGCCGAGGCCGGGCGGCGCACCGTCGTTTCCGACGTAGCGTTCTGCGTACTGGGCGCCGACACCGCCGTGGTGCTGGACGGCAAAATTCTTGGCAAACCGGTGGACGAAGCCGATGCATGCGCCATGCTGATGATGTTGTCCGGCAAGGAGCATGAAGTGCTGACGGCGATCGCCGTGCTCGACGGCGAGCGCTGCGAGTCGCGTGTGGTGCGCAGTCTGGTGCGGTTCCGGTCGATCAGCCGCGAAGAAGCCGCCGCCTACTGGGCCAGCGGCGAGCCCCGGGACAAGGCGGGTGGCTATGGCATTCAGGGGCTCGGCGCGGTGTTCGTCGCCGGCCTCAATGGCAGTTACTCGGCGGTCGTCGGCTTGCCGGTGTGCGAAAGCGCAGAACTGCTCGGCCATTTCGGCATACCCTGTTGGCAAACCCTGAACGCGCAATGAGCGTCGAACGGACAAGATGCGGCCATTATCGTGAACATGCCTGAACGAGACCCTGCCATGAGTGAAGAGATTCTGATCAACATCACGCCGATGGAATCGCGCGTGGCGGTGGTCGAAAACGGTGTGCTGCAAGAAGTGCACGTCGAGCGTACGCAAAAACGCGGGATCGTCGGCAACATCTATAAAGGCAAGGTGGTGCGGGTCCTGCCGGGCATGCAGGCGGCATTCGTCGACATCGGCCTGGATCGCGCGGCATTCATTCACGCATCGGAAATTTCCCTGCGCGAAGGCCCGGCGGTGGAAAGCATCAGTTCCCTCGTGCACGAAGGCCAGAGCCTGGTGGTGCAAGTCACCAAGGACCCGATCGGGTCCAAAGGTGCGCGGCTTACCACGCAACTGTCGATCCCTTCGCGCTATCTGGTGTACATGCCGCGCACCGCTCACGTGGGCATTTCCCTGAAGATCGAAGACGAAGCCGAGCGCGAACGCCTCAAGCAGGTAGTCAGCGACTGCGTGGCCAAAGAAGGCATCAAGGAGGCCGGCGGCTTCATTCTGCGCACCGCCGCCGAGGGCGCCGGGGCTGATGAAATCCTGATGGACATCCGCTATCTGCGTCGTCTGTGGGATCAGATCAACGAGCAGATCAAGACCATCGGCGCACCGAGTGTGATCTACGAAGACCTCGGTCTGGCGCTGCGCACCCTGCGCGATCTGGTCAGCCCGAAGATCGAGAAGATTCGCATCGACTCCCGGGAAACCTTCCAGAAAACCACGCAGTTCGTCGCCGAACTGATGCCGGAAATCGCTGATCGTCTGGAGCATTACCCGGGTGAACGACCGATCTTCGACCTGTATGGCGTCGAAGACGAAATCCAGAAAGCCCTGGAACGCAAGGTGCCGCTCAAGTCCGGCGGCTATCTGGTGATCGACCCGGCGGAAGCCATGACCACCATCGACGTGAACACCGGGGCGTTCGTCGGTCATCGCAACCTCGAAGAAACCATCTTCAAGACCAACCTCGAAGCCGCGACTGCGATTGCCCGGCAGATGCGCCTGCGCAATCTGGGCGGGATCATCATCATCGACTTCATCGACATGGAAGACGAAGAGCACCAGCGTCAGGTGCTGCGTACCCTGGAGAAACAACTGGAGCGCGATCACGCCAAGACCAACATCATCGGCATTACCGAGTTGGGCCTGGTGCAGATGACGCGCAAGCGCACCCGCGAAAGCCTTGAGCAAGTGCTGTGCGAACCGTGCAGCAGCTGTCAGGGCCGGGGCAAGCTGAAAACCCCGGAAACCATTTGCTACGAGATTTTCCGCGAGATCCTGCGTGAGGCCCGGGCCTATCAGGCCGAGGGTTATCGGGTGCTGGCGAACCAGAAAGTCGTAGATCGCTTGCTCGATGAAGAGTCCGGTAATGTGGCCGAACTTGAAGGTTTCATCGGGCGCACCATACGCTTCCAGGTAGAAACCATGTATTCCCAGGAACAATATGACGTGGTGCTGCTCTGAACCCCTGCGTCACCCTTTTCCTGAAACGGCTGGCCTCAGCTTTTTGCAGTATTTTTGCCATGGGAGCCAACTGACATGGAACGTCTGACACGCATTTTGGCCGCACTGACCCGCTGGGGTCTGGGCCTGTGCGCGTTGGTTCTGGTATTGATGGCGTTGTACGTCAGTCTCGGCCGGGAACTCACGCCACTGGTGGCCGAATACCGCACCGACATCGAAGACAGGGCCAGTGCGGCCTTGGGCATGCCGCTACAGATCGGCGAACTGGAAGGCAACTGGAGCGGATTCGCCCCGATTCTGCTGGCCCACGACGTGATGGTCGGCAGCGGCGCCAACGCCTTGCGCCTGGATCGGGTACGTGCGGTGCCGGATCTGTGGGCCAGCCTGATGGCCCGCGAAGTGCGCATCGCCCATCTTGAACTCAACGGTCTGAAGATCAGCCTCAAGGAAGGCGAAGACGGCAAGTGGGCGCTTGAAGGGTTGCCGGTGCAGCAGGACCAGCCCATGGATCCCGAACAACTGTTCAACCGCATGCAAATGATTCAGCAACTGTCGGTGCTCGACAGTCAGGTGACCTTACAGCCGCGAGAACAGGCACCGCTGACTCTCACGTATGTCGGCCTCAATCTCAAGACCGGTACCAGCCGTCAGCGTCTCGATGCACGATTGACCCTGCCTGACGGCCAGCCTGTGGCGCTGAGCCTGCGCACGCGGATTCGTCCGAGTCAGTGGCAGAACAGCGAAGTGGAAGGTTATGTCAGCCTGCCGCAGAGCGACTGGTCGAAATGGCTGCCCGAGCGTCTGACCCAGCAATGGAATTTCTCCGAGATCAAGGCCGGTGGCGAGCTGTGGATCAACTGGCGCGAGGGTGCGTTGCAGAGCGCTGCGATCCGTCTCAATGCGCCACAACTGACCGGTGCCTACGCCGAGCGCAAGCCGATCCAGATCAACAATCTAGCGCTCAATGGGTATTTCCAGCGGGGTGCCGAAGGAATTACCGTCACGCTCGATTCGCTGGCGATGAATTTCGGCGAAAACCGCTGGGAATCACATGTCCAGGTCAAACAGACCGCCGCCACTGACAAGTCAGAAGAGCTCTGGCATCTGCAGGCCGACCGTCTCGACCTGACCCCGATCACGCCCTTGCTCAATGCCCTCGGCCCGTTACCCCAAGGTTTCGCCACCGTGGTCGAGCGCCTGAAAGTGACCGGCGGGCTGCGTAACGTGTTGCTG is a window from the Pseudomonas gozinkensis genome containing:
- a CDS encoding Maf family protein; this encodes MKKLYLASGSPRRRELLTQIGIPFTAISADIDETPLVNESPSAYVERLARGKAEAGRRTVVSDVAFCVLGADTAVVLDGKILGKPVDEADACAMLMMLSGKEHEVLTAIAVLDGERCESRVVRSLVRFRSISREEAAAYWASGEPRDKAGGYGIQGLGAVFVAGLNGSYSAVVGLPVCESAELLGHFGIPCWQTLNAQ
- the rng gene encoding ribonuclease G — its product is MSEEILINITPMESRVAVVENGVLQEVHVERTQKRGIVGNIYKGKVVRVLPGMQAAFVDIGLDRAAFIHASEISLREGPAVESISSLVHEGQSLVVQVTKDPIGSKGARLTTQLSIPSRYLVYMPRTAHVGISLKIEDEAERERLKQVVSDCVAKEGIKEAGGFILRTAAEGAGADEILMDIRYLRRLWDQINEQIKTIGAPSVIYEDLGLALRTLRDLVSPKIEKIRIDSRETFQKTTQFVAELMPEIADRLEHYPGERPIFDLYGVEDEIQKALERKVPLKSGGYLVIDPAEAMTTIDVNTGAFVGHRNLEETIFKTNLEAATAIARQMRLRNLGGIIIIDFIDMEDEEHQRQVLRTLEKQLERDHAKTNIIGITELGLVQMTRKRTRESLEQVLCEPCSSCQGRGKLKTPETICYEIFREILREARAYQAEGYRVLANQKVVDRLLDEESGNVAELEGFIGRTIRFQVETMYSQEQYDVVLL
- the mreD gene encoding rod shape-determining protein MreD, yielding MVGATASRNGWIVWLTFIVGILLSVSPLPIFMEILRPLWLALLLTFWALYLPHTVGMVTAFCLGLAEDVLQGDLLGQNALILTLITFLVLSLQQRLRMFPMWQQCLVILVIFGLAQLVQLWLSALTGNRQPTLALVLPALVSALLWPWVSFALRGLRRRYKIN